The following DNA comes from Chitinophaga nivalis.
ACAGTGGCGTACCGGTAGCAGGATCTACTCCTAACCATTTACGTTGGTAGAAGCTGCGCATATCCTGTCCTTTCTCTAAAATAAAGTAGCTGCTCAGCGGATCTGTGATGTAATCTTTTCCACCATATAAATCCTGGATGCTGTTTTTATTAAAGCCGATGTTGAAATCGGTAGACCATTTGAATTCACCTACCAGGTTATCTGTACTCAGGTTGATTTCAATCCCTTTGTTACGCACGGAGCCAATGTTCCGGAGGATATAGGCATAACCGGCCGTACCAGGCAATGGCACATTGAACAGCAGGTCTTTGTTATCTTTCTGATAAAGGTCTACCGTCAGGTTGATCCGGTTAAATAATCCCAGGTCGAAACCAATGTTGGTACTGTAGGATTTTTCCCATGACAGATCCGGTACATTATAAATGCTTGGATAAGCGCCCGGATAACCATTGTACTGGGTATTTACCGCATAGGCGCCGATGGCGTTATAATCCACAATTTCCGCATTACCGGTAGTACCATAGCTGGCCCTGATTTTCAGGTTGCTGATGGCTTTGATATTCTTAATAAAGGTTTCTTCAGAGGCAGCCCAGGTAGCTCCAAACGCATAGAAGTTACCATACTGTTTGTTGGCGCCGAATCTGGAAGAACCATCTCTTCTGAAGGAAGAGGTGAAGTAGTATTTATAGTTGTAGTTATAGTTCGCCTGTATAAAGTAGGAATTGAAAGCACGGTCTGTTTTAGTACCACCAATTTTCAGCGGTGTGGATGTTACATCCAGTACATCTTTACCATCGAGGATACCTTTTCCTTTGGCATTGATATCGTTGAGGTTTACCTGTTGAAACTCCGCACCTACCAAACCGTCGATGTTGTGTACTTTATTGAAGGTATACCTGGCTTTCAGGAGGTTGGAACTGATATAGGCAACAGAATCCTGGTAGCTGTTATACAGGTTACCACGATCATCAGCGCCGGCAGCTGTTCTCAGATCTCCGTTACTCTCATTGCGGTAGTGATAGTATTGCGCCCGGTTGGTGGTGCTGAATACCAACCATTTGGTGATGTCGTATTCCAGTTTCAGCAAACCTTCCAGGGTTTGTCTTACGTCTTTATTGTAATTGTACTGCTGATCAAACAGGAAGTTGGAACGATCGCGCCCGTACCATTCGTCTATTACAGCGGGGTTCACAGGTTTGCCGGCGGCATTGTAAGGCTTATCCCATGGCATATTCAGGGGATACTGATACAGGGAGCCATTATTGTTATCGCGGTTGGATGATTGTACACCGGCGAAGTTGGCGCTCACCCGCAGTCTGTCTGTAATGTTATGGTCCAGATTCAAACGTGCGCTGAAACGTTCGACACCTGTACCTCTCAGGATACCATCTTCTTTATAGTAGTTACCGCCCAGGTAGAATTTCGTTTTTTCGTTTCCACCACTGGTAGATAATTCATAGTTCTGGTTAGAGGCATTCTGGAAGGCCAGTTTTTCCCAGTTGGTGCCTACATTCCGTAAAGCAGGGTCCAGGTCATTGCCGGCAGCTTTCTGCAGGTCATATAAGCTGGCGCTGTTCATCAGGTGGAAGCGGCCTGTATTCAGTTGAGCCGTACCGATATTGGTGCGGAAGTTTACCTGTGTTTTACCGGCTTTACCACGTTTGGTGGTAATAACCATTACCCCGTTGGCAGCTCTGGCACCATACAGTGTGGTGGCAGCCGCATCTTTCAGGATGGTTACTGTTTCAATATCACTGGGGTTCGGTAAACCGCCGATGATACCATCTACTACTACCAGCGGAGCATTACCGGCCGTTAAGGTACCGTTACCACGGATACGGATTACCGGCGCTGCAGACGGGTCTCCGGAACCATTACCAACAAACACACCACTCACTTTACCCTGCAGCATTTTATCTACACTGGTGGCAGTAACATCTTTCAGTTTTACTGCGGATACCGCCTGTGCAGCTCCTGTCAGGTTTTTGGTGGTAGTGGTGGTATATCCCATGACCACTACTTCTTCCAGTTTTTTAGTATCTGGTTCCAGTTTGATGTTGATCTCAGACCGGCCACCTATCGCTACTTTCTGCAGGATATAGCCAATATAGGAGAACACCAGGGTGCCATTTTCTGCCGGCGCCTGTAAAGTAAATTTACCGGTAGCATCGGTTACGGCGCCAATGCTGGTACCTTCCACAGCCACGGTTACCCCTGGCAGCGGATCTTTGGTAACTGCATCGGTTACAAAACCGGTTACTTTTATCTGGGCAGCACCTACGGGAGTAATCACTACCAGGTTATTGTCCAGTACACGATACGTAACATTGGAGCTGGAAAAAAGCAGTCCCAGTACATCGTTGATTTTTTTATCTTTTACACTAATGGTAACCGCCCTGTTGAGGTCGGAAAAGTTTTCATTGTAGAAAAAGCGATAGTTGGTATTGTTTTCAATAAGCTTAAAAACTTCGCGCACGCTTTTATTTTCTGCATGTAGTTCACTGATTCTATCCTGTGCATAGGTGGTAGCTGATACCTGTAAGAACCCTCCGAAAATCAGCAGACCCGTCATTTTCATCATGAGCAATAATTTTCGCCTGGGGCATACAAATGCCTCCAAGTTTGAAGTGGATTTCATAAACTTGTATAGATTTTAGTTTAAACGATTGTTTACAGTGGCAGTCCGTCGCAAAGACTGTCATAAGTGGATTTCGTTGATTGGGGTAAGTCGCATTACCCCAATTTTTTTTAGTCGTTCATATCGTGCATGTATATTGGTTTACAGGTGATAGAATGATTGTCTATGGTACCGGTTATTTGCCGGTTTTTAACGCTTTTGCATACTTTTCCCGGAGTACTTTATCAATCCCCAGGGTCACCACACCGTTATCTATACGATATTTCAGCGGTGCGGTCAGTTGCAGAATTCCTAATACCTGTTCCAGGGTTTCCTGACGAAAAGTGCCACTGAATTGATAGGTTTTTAGTTCTTCTTCATTGAATTTCACTGTTACATTAAACCTGCGTTCCATCGTTACGGCCAGTTCCTCCATGGTTTGTGCGGCAACGATCCAGTTGCCATCTTTCCAGGCGGTATATATTTCCGTATTGTTCACTTCACTGCTTTCTACCTGTGTTTTATCAGCACTATCGGCAGCAACGGCAGTACTTTTCATTTGTTCACTATGAATACCTGATATAGGTTTTTTATATACTACATGCTGATGTGGTTTCATCATTACGCCAAACGGACGGGCCGTGTTACTACCATCTATCTTCACTTCTCCTTCTACCAGCGTAGTGACAACGGTTTTATCTTCCGGATAGGCTTTTACATTAAAGGATGTGCCCAGCGCCAGAATTTGCAGATCCGAAGCCTTTACCGTAAACGGCTTTTCCGCATCGGTTTGAACTTTAAAAAATGCTTCCCCTTCCAGCTTCACTTCCCGGTCTTTCCTATTGTAGGACTGTGCATACTGCAGCTTACTGCCGGCATTCAGCCATACCTCCGTACCATCAGACAGCGATATCCGGGTGGTAGCTCCTTTCGGACTGGTAATCGTTACCAGTCGTGGATCCTGCTTTTTCCGGCCGGCGGCAAACCAGGCAAATACCAATCCGCCACCAATGATAAAAGGCAATACATAACCTGCTGCCTGCTGCATATACCGTTTCCAGCTAATGGCTGGTATTTGCGGCTCCGCTGTTATCCGGCAGGATAATGTCTGCCAGGCATTGTCTGTATGGTATCCAGCTGATGGCGCCGTCGCCATCCAGGTATCCCGCAACTGCAAAAAACGAACACGATTGGCTGCATCAGCAGCTATCCATTGTTCCAGCTCTTTTTGCTCCTCCTGCGAAACATTCCCGGATAAAAAACGTACAATCAGGTCTTCCGCCTGCTCATCAGTATAGATAGGTCCCATAATTTCGACAACAGCTATTAAGACAATTTTTTGCCGGCAACCGGGTGACAACCTCCCAAAAAAAATTTCTCTTTTTTTTAACACATCACTTCAGCAGCGGCAGTAATTCGGCTCGTAACCGTTGCAGGGCACGGGTCATCTGGGTTTTTACGGTATTGATGGAGATACCCAGGCGGTGGGATATTTCGGGATAACTTAATTGTTCAAAGCGACTTAAGCGAAATACATCCTGACACTGAGGCGGTAATTTGCGGATGGCTTTTTCTGCCAGCAGCTCCAGTTCCGAATGTTCCAGCTTTTCTACCGGAGAATGGAAGGATGACATACCGAGTAAGGATATACGCGATTCCAGCTGCTGCATTAATTCGCTGCCATACTGCGCTTTTATTTTGTCCTGTTTGATGAAGTTCAGGCAATTATTTTGCACGGCCCTGTATAGGTAGGCTTTTTCAGACACTTGTATATCCAGTTCTTCATAACGTTCCCAGATTTTTACAAAGGTGTCCTGCACAATTTCTTCTGCCAGCTCATGACGATTTACGAACTCAAATGCGAACGCACAGAGTGCAGCATAATACTGTTTGAATAAAGATTCAAAAACAGGTAATTGTCGATGCTGATGTATAATATTTGTGCTTATTTCCTCCAATGTGTAACCGGCGACGCGTAACAGTTTGCGGTCTCAAATTATTGCATTTGGACAGGAAACCGACATCATTGTTCACCTTTTATTTATTTATATATAGAAAACGTTCCCCGTCATGGAAAGTACGATAAGTTCACAGCAAAAAAAAACGCGGGTAAATTACCCGCGTTTTACTATCTTTTTTTCAGAGATTACATGCATAAACCGCCGCAGGTGCTGATCGTCTGGCCGGTTACATAGCCGCTCATATCAGAAGCCAGGAACAGGCATACATTGGCAATATCTTCCGTTGTACCGAAGCGGCCCAGTGGAATCTGCTGAATATAATTGCTGGCGCCTTCCCCTTCTTTCAGGTATTGCGTCATATCTGTTTCTACAAAACCAGGAGCAACGGCATTGCAGCGGATATTGCGGCTACCCAGTTCCTGTGCAATGGATTTGGTAAAACCAATGATACCTGCTTTGGAAGCAGCATAACTGCTTTGGCCGGCATTCCCCATAATACCGATGACAGAGCTCATATTAATAATGCTACCTGATTTAGCCTTCATCATCGGACGTATCACATGTTTGGTCATGTTATATACGCTTTTGAGGTTGATATTCATCACCTCATCCCATTGATCAGGGCTCATACGCAGGAGCAGGTTATCTTTGGAGATACCTGCGTTATTCACACAGACATCTATTTTCCCGAATTCTTTCAACACTTCTGTTACCAGTGTTTCGCATTCTTCATAAGCACCAGCATTGGATTTATAGGCTTTCGCCTTTACACCCAGTGCAGTCAGTTTATCTTCCAATGCTTTTGCCTTTTCATCAGAGCTTACATAAGTAAAAGCCACGTCAGCACCCTGCGCTGCAAATTTTAAAGCAATGGCTTCTCCGATACCGCGGCTGGCGCCTGTTACAATTACTACTTTGTTCTCCAGTAATTTCATGTTATAGTTGATAGGTTTTAAGCGTTCATATAATCGGCTACAAATTTCAGGATCTCCTCCAGGTAATTGCGGTCGTTATTTAATCTGGGGACTTTATGTTGTCCGCCCAGTTTTCCCTTGCTTTTCAGGAACTCACAGAAAGTGCCCTGGGGTAATACATGTATTACCGGCATGCGTAAGGCAATATCTTTATATCTTTTCGCTTCGTAGTCTGAATTGATTTCTTTCAGGGTACGATCCATTACTTCCGTAAAATTCGACAGGTTGTCCGGAGCTACTTCAAATTCCACCAGCCATTCATGTCCGCCGTTTCCGTTGTCACTGAAATAAACCGGGGCTGCGGTATAATCATTTACGACTGCACCGGTAGCTTCGCAGGCGCGGGCAATAGCGGTATCAGAGTTTTCCACAATTACTTCTTCTCCGAATGCATTGATAAATGACTTTGTTCTGCCGCTGATTTTGATACGATAGGGTATTAAAGATACGAACTGAATAGTATCTCCCACCATATAACGCCACAAGCCACCATTGGTACTGATAATCAAAGCATAGTTTTTGCCCAGCTCCACTTCCTGCAGTTGCAGGGTACGTGGATTTTCTTTACCCACTTCTTCCATGGGCATAAATTCGTAGAAGATACCATGATTGAGGAATAGCAACAGGCCTTCTTCTCCGATGACATCCTGTGCGGCAAAGAATCCTTCTGATGCATTGTAGGTTTCCTGATAATGCATTAATGGCTTGCGAATCAGCTTTTTAAACTGTTCGCGGTAAGGAGTGAAGCTTACACCGCCATGCATATACAGTTCCAGATTAGGCCATACGTCGGCCAGGTTATCTTTTCCGGTAAGTTCAAAAATGCGTTTGATGAGTACAATTGTCCAGGTAGGTACCCCTGCTATGGAAGTCACGTTTTCGTGAATAACCGCATTGGCCATGCGCTCAATCTTTTCCTCCCATTCCTCCATCAGGGCTATTTCCAGATCCGGGGTACGGATCATGTTGCCGTAGAAGGGCATGTTCTGGAGCATTACCGCACTGAGATCCCCGCAATAGGAATCACTGTTTTCCGATAATTTATTTACCTGGTGGCTGCCGCCGATAACCAGCGATTTGCCGGTAAATACGTCGGAGTCAGGGAAGTTGTTATAATAAAGAGATACCACATCCCGGCCAGAGCGGTAGTGGCATTCATCCAGACTTTCTACTGTAACAGGAATGAATTTGCTTTTATCCGCGGTGGTACCGCTGGATTTGGCAAACCATTTTATCGGGGTATTCCAGAGCACATTTTGCTGCCCTTCCATCGTGCGCTGTATGTAAGGCTTAATGGTATCGTATGTATGTACCGGAACCCTTTGCTTATATTCGTCTATCTTATAAATTTTCGAAAAGCCGTACTGTTTACCAAATTCGGTATACTGCGCTGCACTGATAAGGTTTTGGAATACCTGCTGCTGCACCTGCACAGGGTATTGCATAAAATACGCAATACGCCCCATGCGCAATCTTGCCAATTGTGATATTGCAGGACTTAAAATTCTCATATAGGATACTGTAGAATGTTTTTATTGTTTAGCTGCTTCGTCCAGGTAATCTTTCCGGCGCAAAATGAAATTCTGGCCAAGATACACTTTTCTTACCTGTTCGTCCTCTGCCAGTTCTTCTGCTGATCCGGACTTGAGAATCTTCCCTTCAAACAATAAATAGGCGCGGTCAGTAATAGAAAGGGTTTCCTGTACGTTATGGTCCGTAATCAGGATACCGATGTTCTTATATTTCAGTTTGGCAACAATTGACTGAATGTCTTCCACAGCAATAGGGTCGATACCCGCAAAAGGTTCATCCAACAGGATAAACTTGGGATCTACTGCCAGGGCACGGGCAATTTCTGTACGGCGGCGTTCTCCCCCGCTCAATACATCACCAGGGCTTTTCCGGACGTGTTGCAGCCGGAATTCAGACAACAGCTGCTCCAGTTTTTCTTTTTGTTCGGCTCTTTTAAGATTGGTCATTTCCAGTACTGCAGAGATATTGTCCTCCACACTCAGCTTCCGGAATACGGACGCCTCCTGAGGCAGGTAACCAATACCCATTTTGGCTCTTTTATACATCGGCAGCTTGGTAATATTAAGGTCGTTCAGATAAACATTGCCCTCATCCGGCTTAATAAGGCCTACTACCATATAAAAGGAGGTGGTTTTACCAGCCCCGTTCGGGCCCAGCAACCCTACTATCTCACCTTGAGACACCTCAACAGATACATGGTTTACCACCGTTCTGTTGCCGTAACGCTTTACCAGCTGGTCTGTATGTATTCTTAATGCCATATGCTCAAACTTAGCAAAAATAAACAATTCATCCACTTGGCCTAGTTATACTTCTCTTAAGATTAAAAATGATATGATATTGATAAGGGGATATCTTATTTTTGTCCGCATAATTTTTAGCAGGAATACCGGTTTTACCAACCAGCCGATTATTCCATAAAGCTTTTACATATATGAAAGTAACAGAACATATAGCTCAGGCAAAGGATACCCTGATCTCATTTGAAATCCTTCCCCCCCTCAAAGGAAAAAGCATAGAGTCTATTTATGAGCACCTGGACCCCCTGATGGAGTTCAAGCCAGCTTATATTAATGTTACCTATCACCGCAGTGAGCATATGTTCAAGAAAAAGGCGGATGGCGCCTTTGAAAAAGTGGAGATCCGCAAGCGGCCGGGTACAGTAGGCATCTGTGCGGCTATCATGAACCATTATAATATAGATGCGGTTCCTCACCTGATTTGTGGCGGGTTCAGCCGGGAGGAAACAGAAAACGCACTGATAGACCTCAACTTCCTCGGTGTGGATAACGTATTGGTTTTAAGGGGAGATGCGCCTAAAAACGAAACCTTCTTTGAACCGGAACCCAATGGCAACAGCTATGCGATAGACCTGCTGGATCAGGTGGCACACATGAATAACGGTATTTACCTGGAAGATGACCTGCAAAGCGGGGTAAAAACCAATTTCTGTATCGGAGTGGCCGGTTATCCGGAAAAACATTTCGAAGCGCCTAACATGCAAACAGATATGAGTCACCTGAAACGTAAGGTGGAAAATGGCGCCGACTATATCGTAACACAAATGTTCTTCGATAACCAGAAGTTCTTCGATTTTGTGGGTAAATGCCGGGAAATGGGTATTACCGTTCCCATCATTCCGGGATTAAAACCGCTTACCTCTAAAAAACAAATGACAACACTGCCCCGGATTTTCCATGTGGATATCCCAACTGATTTGTCTACTGAAATTTTAAAGTGTAAAACTGACAAAGATGTGGAACAGGTGGGTACAGAATGGTTGATTGCTCAATCCAAGGAATTGAAAGCTTTTGGTGTACCTGTGTTACATTATTATACACTGGGCAAGCCGAAAGTTGTACGTAAAGCGGTGGAAACCATTATGTAAGAGTAGAAAAAGATATTTCGCTTGAGGAAAGGGAAGGACGAAAGTCCTCCCTTTTTTGCTTTCTTTCATATAAAAAAAATGCCATCACGTAGATACGTAGTGGCATATCCCTATAACTGTCACACTTTTAATTTTAACTGTCCAATGATCGTTTCAACCTGCTATGGTTGTTACTTTCGATAATATGACGCACAGGATATACTTGTCCCCTATACCGATTAAAAAAAAAATATAAAATCTTATTTGCCCGGTTCCCTTTACCTGGTTTCGGCTACCGGCGGGCAAAAAAAATGCTTCCCGGAGCGGGAAGCATCACGATAGTATGTACCGGAGAAACCGGTAAAGTATTTTAATTACCAATCTTCGCGATCCAGCAACACTCCTATGTTTACACCCAGGTAATGCTGGCGGATACGGCTATTGGCAGCTTTGTCGATGTCCATCAGACCAAGGCTGTAATTGACACCAAGCGTCACAAAACAGTTCAGTTCCACTCCGGCTAAAAAATTAATACCGGCATCCCAGCGCTGTAAACTCAGCTGGGTCGTCTTCACATTGGGGAACTGACGGAAATCAACCTCCTGGGTACTTTTTTGCCATTCTTCACCGGCATCGTATACCGACAAATCATAACTTCCCCGTAAACAGTAGGATACATAAGGACCAGCACCGGCTACTATTTTTCCGAAAGAAACCGGTACTTTATATACCAGGTTCACCGGCAGTTCCAGGTATCGCAACTTGATGGCAGATACACCCGGTAGTTTAACATCTGAGAATTGCGGCGTATTATCCAGTTTAGCTCCTTTCACGATGTAACTGAGGCCTGGCTGCAGATACAGGTTTTTAACCAGCGGGACATTCAAATAAAAACCAGCCTGCCACTTATCCAGTGGGCTGGTTTGCAACGTCCGTGAATTACTACCGGACGTTTTTGCATCCATACGGGCATTCACATAACCTCCACGCAAGCCTAAGCTCACCTGGGCGTTCGAGGTAGCGGCAACAAGTAATGCTGCTGCTACAGCAATTGTGACAAATTTCATTTGTTCGGCACTGTTGGGATTAGAAAAATTACTGTCTTAATGTACAAAGGGATAAATATACACGACCACTATATCTCAAGCTACTATACTATTATATCTCAAGCTACTTTGCATTCTTCGGTTACTGGGGGCTAAATTAGAAAAAGATTACAAGATTCTCATAAAAAAGAAAAGGCTGTCAGTTTATAACTGACAGCCTTCCCAAGAAGTTCAATGTTAATGAAATTACATTTAGCGTCCACCGAATTTATATCCAACAGAAACGCCAAAGGAAGTATTTTTAAAGCTACGGCTGTTATCTGTCTTATCTGCGACATTCACCAAACCCAGGTCTGCATTCAATCCGAAGTACAATCCTGCCGGTATTTCATAACCGATATTGATACCTGCACCTGCATCAAAACGTTTCATTTTGTAGAGCAACGCTTCATCATCGAAAGCGTTTAAATCTCCCAACAGGGTATTTTTAACCTTACCGGATATACCATACGCGAAGTAAGGACCTACCGCCAATACCAGTTTACCGCTTCCTACTTCTGGTTTAAACATGAAGTTCACCGGTAACTGCAGGTACGACAACGTAGTTTTGATATCGGAGTTTTTCATTTTACCTCCTTTACCGGAATACAGTAAACCTGTGCCGATAAAGAAATCTTCCGCCAGCGGAATATCCACTGTAACACCCGCTCTTACACTGGTTAACAGGGAACTGGTTTCTTTTCCGCTGTTGGCTATAATATTTTTTGAGGTGATACTGGAGAATTGAGGTCCTGCAACGATTCCCCATTTCGCCTGACCAAAAGAGAGACTTGCAACCAGCAAAGCCGCCACAGACAATAATACCTTCTTCATTTTGTGGTGTATTTAATTGATAGGAAACAGGCGCCAACAGGCAATGGCGCCAATTCCGTTCTATTGAGTTGATTTATTATTATGCCTGTTTTTTCACTTACTTATGATACTGATAATACAATCCAGCGTTGTGATTTGTTTTGGAGACAATTATTATTTACCACCAAACAGGTAACCAACAGACACGCTGAATACGCGGTTTTTATTGTTGTTATCTGTGTAGTTGTTGGAGCCGGAACGCACTTTGGTAAAGCCTATTCCATACTGTGCTGCAATCAGGAAGTTGTGAATTTCGGCACCTACCTGTACGTTACCACCCCAGTCAAAACGTTTGAATTTGTCCCAACCCTGGTTACGGTCACCATTGGCAAACGGGGTGTCATCATCCCATTTCAGGCTGGTAGAAGTAGTAACAGAGGTACCAGCTACGGTCATTACTTCTGTTTTGTCTTTACCTGCTACACCAAAAGCGAAATAGGGTCCTACACCGGCAAACAAACGGGCATTGGGTCCGATTGGAATTTTACCGATAAAGTTCAACGGCACTTCAATGTAAGATGGATTGATGGTGTGTTTCACAAAAGGATTGGCAACAGAGACATTATCTTTATTACCTGTTTCTGCTTTTGTTCCCTTGGTGGTGTAAAATACCCCTGGCTGAAAAGACAGAATCTTTGGAACTAAGGGAAGGTCTACGATGGCACCTACGTGGAAACCGGAATGTGAACTCTTATTCTTTGTACTACCTGAATTATCTATACTAATGTTGGACAAGTTGTAACCAGCTTTAACACCAACACGTACCTGCGACATGGCAGCAAATGAAATGGAAAGTGCAGCAAATGATAATAGAATGCTCTTCTTAGTCATAACCTTTAATTTTTTATGGTCCGGTTCCATAAAGCCAAAGACTATGCCAAAGGAATGTTAAATTGCTACAACTCTTTGAAAATCAATGTTCATTGAGGACAATATTCTACAGTTTTCGCATCTTTTTCTACAATTTCCCGGTAGTTTTATCTGCAGCCACCCGATCCAGGAAGGTGATCAATTGCTCAACACCGAGCCTTTTTGCCACAATTTTCTTTTTTTCATCCAGCAAATACACCACAGGGGTACTGTATACATCGTATAACCGGCGGTAGTTACTGGTAGCTTGCGGGTCGGAAGCATGTATCCATCCGGAAAGATGATGGTCTTTGATAAACTGCAGCCATTCCTGTTGTGTGCCCTCTGTTTTTACACCTATCATTGCCACGCCTTTCTTCTTCCAACTGGCGTTGAAAGCAGAATCCAGGCGGGGAATTTCGGTTTTGCAATGGCCGCAGGTTGGA
Coding sequences within:
- a CDS encoding porin family protein; amino-acid sequence: MTKKSILLSFAALSISFAAMSQVRVGVKAGYNLSNISIDNSGSTKNKSSHSGFHVGAIVDLPLVPKILSFQPGVFYTTKGTKAETGNKDNVSVANPFVKHTINPSYIEVPLNFIGKIPIGPNARLFAGVGPYFAFGVAGKDKTEVMTVAGTSVTTSTSLKWDDDTPFANGDRNQGWDKFKRFDWGGNVQVGAEIHNFLIAAQYGIGFTKVRSGSNNYTDNNNKNRVFSVSVGYLFGGK
- a CDS encoding porin family protein; its protein translation is MKKVLLSVAALLVASLSFGQAKWGIVAGPQFSSITSKNIIANSGKETSSLLTSVRAGVTVDIPLAEDFFIGTGLLYSGKGGKMKNSDIKTTLSYLQLPVNFMFKPEVGSGKLVLAVGPYFAYGISGKVKNTLLGDLNAFDDEALLYKMKRFDAGAGINIGYEIPAGLYFGLNADLGLVNVADKTDNSRSFKNTSFGVSVGYKFGGR